In a single window of the Streptomyces sp. HUAS ZL42 genome:
- a CDS encoding SpoIIE family protein phosphatase yields MLPWSLARKNLRSVAGQIFLLQVALVVLLVAFAVFALVLQSQRDTNAEAKRRSIAVAQTFAHSPGVLPALQAPNPSKVLQPLTEAGRKSAGVDFVVVMDTAGIRYTHPMPDRIGKRFVGKIEPSLAGKVYTESVHGPLGHEVQATVPIRNTDGRVVALVSAGLKVKNVTSLVDRQIPIILTAGAVALGVATAATVLVGRRLRRQTHSLAPNEMNRMYDHHDAVLHSVREGVLIVGDDGLLLLANDEARRLLDLPSDAEGRHVSQLPTLEPETVSLLSSGREATDEVHLAGSRLLAVNQRPTDRGGGPKGSVVTLRDTTELQVVSGRAEITGERLKLLYDAGLVIGTNLDVIETADELARIAVPRFADFVTVDLADAVLHGEEPAATARGMRRVAVCGIRDDQPLYEKGRLIDFLPSTPQALGYGSGRSELVTDLSAATGWQLQDPERTEAIVDYGIHSLIATPIQARGVVLGMVNFWRSKEHDPFDEEELSLAEELVARAAVSIDNARRYTREHALAVTLQRSLLPRALPEQSALDVGYRYLPAQSGVSGDWFDVIPLPGSRVALVVGDVVGHGLHAAATMGRLRTAVHNFSTLDLPPDELLSHLDDLVSRIDQDECTDSPAAVVGATCLYAIYDASTGRCTMARAGHLAPALVHPDGSVTFPDLPPGPPLGLGGMPFQAAELDVAEGSRLVLYTDGLIEDRTRDLDEGMELLREALAGHPDRSPEESCQAVLETLLPERPTDDVALLIARTHALPPDRIAEWDVPPDPAAVAGVRAAVTGKLDEWGLSELAFSMELVLSELVTNAVRYGCEPIHMRLIHDRTLICEVADGSSTSPHLRYAATTDEGGRGLFLVSQLTERWGTRYTPQGKVIWAEQALPNHEEACARRPSALAVTRR; encoded by the coding sequence ATGCTCCCGTGGTCACTCGCGCGAAAGAACTTGCGAAGCGTCGCCGGTCAGATATTCCTTCTGCAGGTGGCGCTGGTGGTGCTGCTTGTGGCATTCGCCGTCTTCGCTCTCGTCCTGCAGTCGCAGCGGGACACCAACGCCGAGGCCAAGCGCCGCTCCATAGCCGTGGCGCAGACTTTCGCGCACTCCCCGGGCGTTCTGCCCGCACTGCAAGCCCCCAATCCGTCGAAGGTGCTGCAGCCGCTCACAGAGGCGGGACGCAAGTCCGCGGGCGTCGACTTCGTCGTGGTGATGGACACGGCGGGGATCCGCTACACCCACCCCATGCCGGACCGGATCGGGAAGCGGTTCGTCGGCAAGATCGAGCCGTCGCTGGCGGGGAAGGTCTACACCGAAAGCGTGCACGGCCCCCTCGGCCACGAAGTCCAGGCCACCGTGCCCATCCGGAACACCGATGGCAGGGTGGTGGCCCTCGTCTCAGCCGGGCTGAAGGTCAAGAACGTGACCAGTCTGGTCGACCGGCAGATACCGATCATCCTGACCGCCGGGGCAGTCGCACTCGGGGTGGCCACCGCCGCCACGGTGCTGGTGGGCAGGAGGCTGCGACGGCAGACCCACAGCCTGGCGCCGAACGAGATGAACCGCATGTACGACCACCACGACGCGGTGTTGCACTCCGTGCGCGAAGGGGTGCTCATCGTCGGGGACGACGGGCTGCTGCTGCTGGCGAACGACGAGGCCAGGCGACTGCTGGACCTGCCCTCGGACGCGGAGGGCCGGCATGTGTCCCAGTTGCCGACCCTGGAACCCGAAACCGTGTCGCTGCTCAGCTCCGGGCGCGAGGCCACGGACGAGGTGCACCTGGCCGGATCGCGGCTGCTGGCCGTCAACCAGAGGCCCACGGACCGCGGCGGCGGCCCCAAGGGAAGCGTGGTGACGCTGCGCGACACCACGGAGCTGCAGGTCGTTTCCGGCCGGGCCGAGATCACGGGTGAGCGGCTCAAGCTGCTGTACGACGCCGGACTGGTCATCGGCACCAACCTGGATGTGATCGAGACCGCTGACGAACTCGCCCGTATCGCCGTCCCCCGCTTCGCCGACTTCGTCACCGTGGACCTGGCCGACGCCGTGCTGCACGGCGAGGAGCCGGCGGCAACGGCACGGGGCATGCGACGGGTCGCCGTGTGCGGCATCCGGGACGACCAGCCGCTCTACGAGAAGGGCCGGCTGATCGACTTTCTGCCGTCCACGCCCCAGGCACTCGGCTACGGCAGCGGCCGCTCGGAACTGGTGACCGACCTGTCAGCCGCAACGGGCTGGCAACTGCAGGACCCGGAGCGCACCGAGGCGATCGTGGACTACGGCATCCACTCGCTCATCGCGACTCCGATCCAGGCGCGTGGTGTCGTGCTGGGCATGGTCAACTTCTGGCGCTCCAAGGAGCACGATCCCTTCGACGAGGAGGAGCTCTCGCTGGCGGAGGAACTGGTGGCCCGCGCGGCGGTCAGCATCGACAACGCCCGCCGGTACACGCGTGAGCACGCCCTGGCGGTCACCCTCCAGCGCAGCCTGCTGCCGCGGGCCCTGCCCGAGCAGAGCGCCCTGGACGTCGGCTACCGGTACCTGCCCGCGCAGTCGGGCGTGAGCGGAGACTGGTTCGACGTGATTCCCCTGCCGGGCAGCCGGGTGGCACTGGTCGTCGGTGACGTGGTCGGCCACGGCCTGCACGCCGCCGCCACCATGGGGCGACTGCGGACCGCGGTGCACAACTTCTCCACGCTGGACCTCCCGCCCGATGAACTGCTGAGCCACCTGGACGACCTGGTCAGCCGAATCGACCAGGATGAGTGCACGGACAGCCCCGCCGCCGTCGTGGGCGCCACCTGTCTGTACGCGATCTACGACGCTTCGACGGGCCGCTGCACCATGGCCCGCGCCGGGCACCTGGCTCCCGCACTGGTCCACCCCGACGGAAGCGTCACCTTCCCCGACCTGCCACCGGGGCCGCCACTGGGCCTCGGGGGCATGCCCTTCCAGGCGGCCGAACTGGACGTCGCCGAAGGCTCCCGGCTCGTCCTGTACACCGACGGACTCATCGAGGACCGGACCCGCGACCTGGACGAGGGAATGGAACTCCTGCGCGAAGCCCTGGCGGGCCACCCCGACCGCTCGCCGGAGGAAAGCTGCCAGGCCGTGCTGGAGACACTGCTGCCCGAACGCCCCACGGACGACGTCGCACTGCTCATCGCCCGCACCCATGCGCTGCCGCCGGACCGGATCGCCGAGTGGGACGTGCCGCCCGACCCGGCCGCCGTGGCGGGGGTACGCGCCGCGGTGACCGGCAAGCTCGACGAGTGGGGCCTGTCCGAACTCGCCTTCAGCATGGAACTGGTGCTGAGCGAGCTCGTCACCAACGCCGTCCGCTACGGTTGCGAGCCGATCCACATGCGGCTGATCCACGACCGTACGCTGATCTGCGAGGTGGCGGACGGCAGCAGCACCTCGCCCCATCTGCGGTACGCGGCTACGACCGACGAAGGCGGCCGGGGCCTGTTCCTGGTGTCGCAGCTGACCGAGCGATGGGGCACCCGGTACACGCCCCAGGGCAAGGTGATCTGGGCCGAGCAGGCGCTGCCGAATCACGAAGAGGCCTGCGCCCGGCGTCCATCGGCACTGGCCGTAACCCGGCGCTGA
- a CDS encoding GlxA family transcriptional regulator → MSASRLRRVAVLVLEGAKPLDVGIPAQVFTTRASMPYEVRLCGAAPGLVTGGDGLSYHVAHGLDTLAWADIVFIPGYRFPDRDDPPRTVVDALIAAHVRGARLAAISTGAFALAATGLLDGRRATTHWHYTRALVAKHPLVQVDENVLFVDEGSVLTSAGAASGIDLCLHILRGDLGVAASNHAARRLVAAPYRSGGQAQYVPRSVPEPLGERFAATRDWALHRLDEPLTLETLARQAAVSPRTFSRRFVDETGYTPMQWIMRARIDMARELLERSQRSVEQIAADVGLGTGANLRLHFQRILGTTPSEYRRTFTLGE, encoded by the coding sequence GTGTCAGCTTCTCGCCTGCGTCGCGTCGCCGTTCTTGTGCTCGAGGGGGCGAAGCCGCTCGATGTCGGCATTCCCGCGCAGGTGTTCACCACGCGCGCGAGCATGCCGTACGAGGTGCGGCTGTGCGGCGCGGCTCCCGGTCTCGTGACGGGCGGCGACGGGCTGTCGTACCACGTCGCCCATGGCCTCGACACGCTCGCGTGGGCCGACATCGTCTTCATCCCCGGCTACCGGTTCCCCGACCGTGACGATCCTCCGCGGACCGTCGTCGACGCGCTGATCGCCGCCCACGTCCGGGGCGCGCGGCTGGCCGCCATCTCGACCGGCGCTTTCGCGCTCGCCGCGACGGGCCTGCTCGACGGCAGGCGCGCCACGACGCACTGGCATTACACGCGGGCCCTGGTGGCGAAGCATCCCCTCGTTCAGGTCGACGAGAACGTTCTGTTCGTCGACGAGGGCAGTGTGCTGACTTCGGCGGGCGCCGCATCGGGCATCGACCTGTGCCTGCACATTCTCCGCGGCGACCTCGGGGTGGCCGCGTCGAACCACGCGGCCCGGCGCCTGGTCGCGGCCCCCTACCGCAGCGGCGGTCAGGCGCAGTATGTGCCGCGAAGTGTCCCCGAGCCGCTCGGAGAGCGGTTCGCCGCCACCCGGGACTGGGCGCTGCACCGCCTCGATGAGCCTCTCACCCTCGAGACACTGGCGCGGCAGGCGGCGGTCTCACCGCGCACGTTCTCGCGGCGTTTCGTCGACGAGACGGGGTACACGCCGATGCAGTGGATCATGCGAGCCCGCATCGACATGGCCCGGGAGTTGCTCGAGCGTTCGCAGCGCAGCGTCGAGCAGATCGCCGCCGACGTCGGCCTCGGCACGGGTGCGAATCTGCGGCTGCACTTCCAGCGCATCCTCGGCACCACGCCGAGCGAGTACCGGCGCACCTTCACGCTCGGCGAGTAG
- the gap gene encoding type I glyceraldehyde-3-phosphate dehydrogenase, with protein sequence MTRIAINGFGRIGRNVLRALLERDSDLEVVAVNDLTEPATLARLLAYDTTAGRLGRPVTVDGDALVVDGRRITVLAERDPARLPWAALGVDIALEATGRFTSAKAAGAHLDAGAKKVLVSAPSDGADVTLAFGVNTDAYDPSAHTIVSNASCTTNALAPLAAVLDELAGIEHGFMTTVHAYTQEQNLQDGPHRDARRARAAGVNIVPTTTGAAKAIGLVLPNLDGKLSGDSIRVPVPVGSIVELNTTVARDVTRDDVLAAYRAAAEGPLEGILEYSDFPLVSSDIVGNPASSIFDSALTRVDGRHVKVVAWYDNEWGFSNRVIDTLEFLATR encoded by the coding sequence ATGACTCGCATCGCCATCAACGGATTCGGCCGCATCGGACGCAATGTGCTGCGCGCCCTGCTCGAACGCGACAGCGACCTCGAGGTCGTCGCCGTCAATGACCTCACGGAGCCCGCAACCCTCGCGCGGCTGCTCGCCTACGACACGACGGCCGGCCGGCTCGGTCGCCCGGTGACCGTCGACGGGGACGCCCTCGTCGTCGACGGCCGCCGCATCACGGTGCTCGCCGAGCGAGACCCGGCGCGGCTGCCGTGGGCCGCACTCGGCGTCGACATCGCCCTCGAGGCGACCGGCCGCTTCACATCGGCCAAGGCCGCCGGCGCCCACCTCGACGCGGGCGCCAAGAAGGTGCTCGTCAGCGCGCCGTCGGACGGCGCCGACGTCACGCTGGCGTTCGGCGTCAACACCGACGCCTACGACCCGTCCGCGCACACGATCGTCTCGAACGCCTCGTGCACGACCAACGCGCTGGCACCGCTCGCCGCCGTCCTCGATGAGCTCGCCGGGATCGAGCACGGCTTCATGACGACGGTGCACGCCTACACGCAGGAGCAGAACCTGCAGGACGGTCCGCACCGCGACGCCCGTCGCGCCCGAGCCGCCGGCGTCAACATCGTGCCGACCACGACGGGCGCCGCCAAGGCGATCGGCCTTGTGCTGCCGAACCTGGACGGCAAGCTTTCGGGCGACTCGATCCGCGTGCCGGTTCCGGTGGGCTCGATCGTCGAACTCAACACGACCGTCGCCCGCGACGTGACGCGCGACGACGTGCTGGCGGCGTACCGCGCCGCGGCTGAGGGACCCCTCGAGGGCATCCTCGAGTACTCGGACTTCCCACTCGTCTCCTCCGACATCGTCGGTAACCCGGCCTCGTCGATCTTCGACTCGGCCCTCACCCGCGTGGACGGCCGCCATGTGAAGGTCGTCGCCTGGTACGACAACGAGTGGGGCTTCTCGAACCGCGTGATCGACACGCTCGAGTTCCTCGCCACCCGCTGA
- the gdhA gene encoding NADP-specific glutamate dehydrogenase has product MDVSAYLETVYTEVCRRNPGEAEFHQAATEVLHSLAPALDRHPEYVGTGIVERLCEPERQLIFRVPWLDDRGDVQVNRGFRVEFNSALGPYKGGLRFHPSVNLGIVKFLGFEQIFKNALTGMAIGGGKGGADFDPKGRSDSEVMRFCQSFMTELYRHLGEHTDVPAGDIGVGGREIGYLFGQYKRITNRYEAGVLTGKPVAWGGSHARTEATGYGTVYFAQEMLATRGHGFDERRVVVSGSGNVAVYAMEKAHALGGRAVACSDSSGYLVDEDGIDLDLLKEIKQVRRARISAYAEVKPTARFSARGTVYDVPCDIALPCATQNELRHDDAVALVKNGVLAVAEGANMPCTPEAVEVFREAGVLFGPGKAANAGGVATSALEMQQNAARDSWTFEQTEARLARVMRTVHAQCRANAEAYGGNSDDYVLGANVTGFLRVAEAMTAQGII; this is encoded by the coding sequence ATGGATGTCAGCGCGTACCTCGAGACCGTCTACACGGAGGTCTGCCGGCGCAACCCCGGCGAGGCGGAGTTCCATCAGGCGGCGACCGAGGTACTGCACAGCCTCGCCCCGGCGCTCGACCGGCACCCCGAGTACGTGGGGACAGGGATCGTGGAGCGGCTGTGCGAACCCGAACGGCAGCTGATCTTCCGGGTGCCGTGGCTCGACGACCGCGGTGACGTGCAGGTCAACCGCGGTTTCCGGGTCGAGTTCAACAGCGCCCTCGGACCGTACAAGGGTGGCCTGCGCTTCCACCCCAGCGTCAACCTCGGCATCGTGAAGTTCCTCGGCTTCGAGCAGATCTTCAAGAACGCGCTGACCGGCATGGCCATCGGCGGCGGCAAAGGCGGGGCGGACTTCGACCCCAAGGGCCGATCGGACTCGGAGGTCATGCGGTTCTGCCAGTCCTTCATGACCGAGCTGTACCGCCACCTGGGCGAGCACACCGACGTGCCCGCCGGGGACATCGGCGTGGGCGGGCGCGAGATCGGCTATCTCTTCGGCCAGTACAAGCGGATCACCAACCGCTACGAGGCCGGCGTCCTCACCGGTAAGCCGGTGGCCTGGGGCGGCTCCCACGCCCGTACCGAGGCCACGGGTTACGGCACCGTCTACTTCGCCCAGGAGATGCTCGCCACCCGCGGCCACGGCTTCGACGAGCGCCGAGTGGTGGTCTCCGGCTCGGGGAACGTGGCCGTGTACGCCATGGAGAAGGCCCATGCCCTGGGCGGCCGCGCCGTGGCCTGCTCCGACTCCTCCGGATACCTCGTCGACGAGGACGGCATCGACCTCGACCTGCTGAAGGAGATCAAGCAGGTGCGCCGCGCACGGATCTCCGCCTACGCCGAGGTGAAGCCGACCGCACGCTTCTCGGCCCGCGGCACGGTGTACGACGTCCCGTGCGACATCGCCCTGCCGTGCGCGACCCAGAACGAGCTGCGCCACGACGACGCCGTCGCGCTGGTCAAGAACGGGGTGCTGGCCGTCGCCGAGGGCGCGAACATGCCCTGCACCCCCGAGGCGGTCGAGGTGTTCCGGGAGGCCGGGGTGCTCTTCGGGCCGGGCAAGGCCGCCAACGCGGGCGGCGTGGCCACCTCCGCACTGGAGATGCAGCAGAACGCGGCCCGGGACAGCTGGACCTTCGAACAGACCGAGGCCCGGCTCGCCAGGGTCATGCGCACCGTCCACGCCCAATGCCGCGCCAACGCCGAGGCGTACGGCGGAAACTCCGACGACTACGTGCTGGGCGCCAACGTGACGGGCTTCCTGCGGGTGGCGGAGGCCATGACCGCGCAGGGGATCATCTGA